A genomic region of Fluviispira vulneris contains the following coding sequences:
- a CDS encoding aminotransferase class I/II-fold pyridoxal phosphate-dependent enzyme, which produces MMQTTNRIAKRWSATQKSIFSEMTALSKLYNAVNLGQGFPDFYGPTRLLDSIAKQVLSCHNQYSPSQGEEALRREVSYYVESTTGVIYDPESEITITTGASEALYSAINAFINPGDRVIVFEPAFDLYYQAIANAGGEVVPIRLHSPDTPIGVRGGGWTIDWSEFDAAAAGGFSLLIFNSPHNPTGKVFSEDEIDRISSKVLKNNAIVLSDEVYENLTYASHKHISLCTIPKIQHLVARISSAAKTFGFTGLKTGWICAPANLTNAIRIVHQATVFCTSPFTQLGLADVMSDKKWFENYLSEQKKSYEIKRNYLKSVLERAGYHTSSCEGTFFLTANFEGLAGDMSDVLYARQLVETHRVTTIPVSVFYKQPPKSLPWVRFAFCKKDETLHTVADLLLNS; this is translated from the coding sequence ATGATGCAAACCACAAACAGAATTGCAAAACGTTGGAGTGCGACCCAAAAAAGCATTTTTTCAGAAATGACTGCATTATCAAAGCTTTACAACGCCGTAAACCTTGGCCAAGGATTTCCTGATTTTTATGGTCCTACCCGCTTGCTTGATTCCATCGCTAAACAAGTATTGTCATGCCACAATCAATACTCACCTTCCCAAGGAGAAGAAGCATTAAGAAGGGAAGTTTCTTATTATGTGGAATCAACTACTGGAGTTATTTATGACCCAGAAAGTGAAATAACAATTACAACTGGCGCATCAGAAGCCCTGTATAGCGCTATCAATGCTTTTATCAATCCTGGCGATAGAGTGATCGTTTTTGAACCCGCATTCGATCTCTATTATCAAGCAATTGCTAATGCAGGAGGCGAAGTTGTTCCCATTAGATTGCATTCTCCTGACACGCCCATTGGTGTAAGGGGAGGGGGCTGGACAATTGATTGGAGTGAATTCGATGCTGCTGCAGCTGGGGGATTTTCACTTCTTATTTTTAATTCACCTCACAACCCAACAGGAAAAGTTTTTAGCGAAGATGAAATTGATCGCATTTCATCAAAGGTTTTAAAAAATAATGCAATCGTATTAAGTGATGAAGTTTATGAAAATTTAACCTATGCCTCACATAAACATATTTCTCTCTGCACAATCCCAAAGATTCAACATCTTGTTGCAAGAATCAGTTCCGCTGCAAAAACATTTGGCTTTACCGGACTGAAAACAGGGTGGATTTGTGCTCCAGCTAACTTAACAAATGCCATTCGTATCGTTCATCAAGCAACCGTTTTTTGCACAAGCCCATTCACACAACTTGGATTGGCAGATGTCATGTCTGATAAAAAATGGTTTGAAAACTATTTGTCTGAGCAGAAGAAAAGTTATGAAATAAAAAGAAATTATTTGAAATCCGTGCTTGAGAGAGCTGGTTACCACACAAGCAGTTGTGAAGGTACATTTTTCTTAACAGCGAATTTTGAAGGACTGGCGGGAGATATGTCTGATGTGTTATATGCACGTCAACTTGTTGAAACTCATAGAGTAACAACAATCCCCGTTTCAGTATTTTACAAGCAACCACCTAAAAGCTTGCCATGGGTACGCTTTGCTTTTTGCAAGAAAGATGAAACTCTGCATACAGTAGCTGATTTATTACTTAACTCTTAA
- the tilS gene encoding tRNA lysidine(34) synthetase TilS — protein sequence MKKRGHNLNPFEYKLLSDLLHLEKNLDYSGKSILLNLQVSGGMDSMCLLHALTKVLHSKLFKTKNQFKLIAQHFNHKKRGDESDQDAELIQKICLETGVPLYLEIAEEKTFSDGEKNFQNSARKWRKNKALALSEKIKSELSCEHFYIVTAHHARDHVETVLLHVLRGSALQGLKGIQKLSDDKLFYRPFAKINFEEIEEYSKEFDIKYRVDMSNLSDDYDRNYIRNHILGHLKKLRPNYQQAFHKLSEHAIEQLMLNETFLNSSLQGNFVIDKGTRSSELFHILIQKEKKLLGVVTKNCIDNILYEVELMFKKKIIKKEIKISSGWKIHLSNNNKNIEIDVFREKL from the coding sequence ATGAAGAAGAGAGGGCATAATTTAAACCCATTTGAGTATAAATTGTTATCCGATTTGCTTCATTTAGAAAAAAATTTAGATTATTCTGGAAAAAGTATTTTACTGAATCTACAAGTTTCAGGTGGTATGGATAGCATGTGCCTTTTGCATGCTTTGACTAAAGTTTTGCATTCAAAACTTTTTAAAACAAAAAATCAGTTTAAGTTAATAGCCCAGCATTTTAATCATAAAAAGCGTGGAGATGAATCGGATCAAGATGCAGAACTGATCCAAAAAATTTGCTTAGAAACTGGTGTTCCACTTTATCTTGAAATCGCAGAAGAAAAAACCTTTAGTGATGGAGAAAAAAATTTTCAAAACAGCGCGCGGAAATGGCGAAAAAATAAAGCTTTAGCATTATCTGAAAAAATAAAGAGTGAATTGAGTTGTGAGCATTTTTATATCGTAACAGCGCATCATGCGCGCGATCATGTAGAGACCGTATTATTACATGTATTAAGGGGTTCTGCTCTGCAGGGTTTAAAAGGGATTCAAAAACTTTCTGATGATAAACTTTTTTATAGGCCGTTTGCAAAAATTAATTTTGAGGAAATTGAAGAATACTCAAAAGAATTTGATATTAAATATAGAGTAGATATGTCGAATTTATCTGATGATTATGATAGAAATTATATCAGAAATCATATTCTCGGGCATTTGAAAAAGTTAAGACCAAATTATCAGCAAGCATTTCATAAATTGTCAGAACATGCAATTGAGCAATTGATGCTTAATGAAACATTTCTTAATTCAAGTTTGCAGGGCAATTTTGTAATTGATAAGGGAACAAGATCTTCTGAGCTTTTTCATATTCTTATCCAGAAAGAGAAAAAATTGTTAGGGGTTGTGACAAAAAACTGTATAGACAATATTCTCTATGAAGTGGAGCTTATGTTTAAAAAGAAGATAATAAAAAAAGAGATTAAAATAAGTTCAGGATGGAAAATTCATTTGTCAAATAATAATAAAAACATTGAGATAGATGTTTTTAGAGAAAAATTATAG
- the ftsH gene encoding ATP-dependent zinc metalloprotease FtsH, which translates to MGKESWLKAALVWAAMIVLFALCFKLLYKPHEDVQKTYPQFQSYIEKSLGDQQSIVSVTVRSDNLRGDEIIAKLKDNSTVTTYGPADDGVRSQLRKELEAKKIPINYEKPDDSSVWWVSLITMWLPALLIVGLVLMFLRNMQGAGGKAMSFGKSRAKLQSEGANKVTFKDVAGIEEVKQECSEIVAFLKDHKKFQDIGARIPKGVLMMGAPGTGKTLLARAIAGEAGVPFFTISGSDFVEMFVGVGASRVRDLFENAKKNSPCIIFIDEIDAVGRHRGAGVGGGHDEREQTLNQLLVEMDGFEANDAVIIIAATNRPDVLDPALLRPGRFDRRVMVGLPDVRGRKEILNVHMKKIKHAEDINVERIALGTPGFSGADLENLCNEAALMAARNGMKRVIEKDFEAAKDKILMGPERRSAVLPKETIRVTAYHETGHALVSHFLKSRENVHKITVIPRGQALGVTAYLPKEDVYGYSKEDLLTTIAYAMGGRAAEEIKFSQFTTGASNDIQKATDLARRMVCQFGMSRLGPINFGQKSENPFLGRDWGESRNYSETLAHEIDMEVSKIINTQYELAKQVLVEHMDIFEKVSNILLEVETLDSEEFLEIINNNASAEKIKEIQLSKTLSGNSDGSDASGSKLDATNTSAINPLNTTPTPA; encoded by the coding sequence ATGGGTAAAGAATCTTGGTTAAAAGCCGCGCTGGTGTGGGCAGCGATGATCGTTTTATTTGCTTTGTGTTTTAAATTATTATACAAACCCCACGAAGATGTTCAAAAAACATACCCACAATTTCAAAGTTATATTGAAAAATCTTTGGGCGACCAACAGAGTATTGTGAGTGTGACAGTTCGTTCTGATAATCTCCGTGGCGATGAAATTATAGCAAAACTCAAAGACAACTCAACTGTTACGACCTATGGTCCCGCCGACGATGGCGTGCGCTCTCAGTTACGTAAAGAACTGGAAGCTAAAAAAATTCCTATCAATTATGAAAAACCAGATGACAGCAGTGTTTGGTGGGTGAGCCTCATTACGATGTGGCTACCTGCACTATTAATTGTTGGACTTGTGCTGATGTTTCTTCGCAATATGCAAGGTGCAGGCGGCAAAGCCATGTCTTTTGGCAAAAGTAGAGCAAAGCTTCAGTCTGAAGGTGCAAATAAAGTCACATTTAAAGACGTTGCTGGTATTGAAGAAGTTAAGCAAGAATGTTCTGAAATTGTTGCCTTCCTAAAGGATCATAAAAAGTTCCAAGACATCGGAGCAAGAATTCCCAAGGGAGTTCTTATGATGGGAGCACCAGGAACAGGTAAAACTCTTTTAGCGCGCGCGATTGCGGGTGAAGCAGGAGTTCCTTTCTTTACAATTTCTGGCTCAGATTTCGTTGAAATGTTTGTTGGTGTTGGTGCATCACGCGTGCGTGATTTATTTGAAAATGCCAAGAAAAACTCACCTTGCATTATATTTATCGATGAGATCGATGCCGTCGGTCGCCATCGTGGTGCAGGTGTGGGCGGTGGACATGATGAAAGAGAGCAAACTCTCAATCAATTGTTGGTTGAAATGGATGGTTTCGAAGCAAACGACGCTGTCATTATCATTGCAGCCACAAATCGTCCCGATGTCCTCGATCCCGCTTTGTTAAGACCCGGCCGTTTTGATAGACGCGTTATGGTTGGATTACCTGATGTTCGTGGGCGTAAAGAAATTCTTAACGTGCACATGAAAAAAATTAAACATGCTGAAGATATTAACGTTGAACGAATTGCTTTAGGTACACCAGGTTTTTCAGGTGCTGATCTAGAAAATCTTTGCAATGAAGCTGCCCTGATGGCTGCGCGTAACGGCATGAAACGTGTGATTGAAAAAGATTTTGAAGCTGCAAAAGATAAAATTCTAATGGGGCCAGAGCGGAGAAGTGCTGTTCTACCTAAGGAAACTATTCGTGTTACTGCATATCATGAAACTGGGCACGCACTGGTTTCGCATTTTTTAAAGTCACGGGAAAACGTACATAAAATTACTGTGATTCCACGTGGACAAGCCCTTGGTGTGACTGCGTATCTGCCCAAAGAAGATGTCTATGGCTATTCCAAAGAAGATTTATTGACGACGATTGCTTATGCGATGGGTGGACGTGCCGCTGAAGAAATTAAGTTTTCACAATTCACAACCGGCGCTTCAAACGATATTCAAAAAGCTACAGATCTTGCCCGCCGTATGGTTTGTCAGTTTGGTATGAGCCGTCTTGGACCTATAAACTTTGGACAAAAAAGTGAAAATCCATTTTTAGGCCGTGACTGGGGTGAGTCTCGTAATTATTCTGAAACTCTAGCGCACGAAATTGACATGGAAGTTTCTAAAATTATCAACACTCAATATGAATTAGCAAAACAAGTTCTTGTTGAGCACATGGATATATTTGAAAAAGTTTCTAATATTCTGCTTGAAGTTGAAACTCTGGACAGTGAAGAGTTTCTTGAAATTATCAATAACAACGCAAGCGCTGAGAAAATTAAAGAAATCCAGCTGAGCAAAACATTAAGTGGCAACAGCGATGGAAGTGATGCTTCAGGTTCAAAGTTAGACGCGACAAACACGAGTGCGATAAACCCATTGAACACCACTCCGACACCAGCTTAA
- a CDS encoding LTA synthase family protein: MKIIRKKLSLLFMNINSFIDREKLCCIFFSAFFLALIANFSIIRYFTEKYLGINLLNSTELKVHAIVSGILSDLFVTGIVSIIFITLVFISNKFIFNKYLKKVSQRIKVTLFFMASFLFLFLLSFHIPYVSFYSSLITPFHLKYLIDPTFLEASAASVLDYRVLIAFFIPACLFLIVYFILKIPARLKYFKIIFISLLCLMYGAKKLNEELNRSGRVWTPVHLKANFIGNLFSAYIFSKSYAIGDLSKEDYKNLENYLDKEGEVPKILNIKNVTKENELNQSKWESLLLDSSLKSEDRLGKDLKHQIQTRIKNKNPLLVWVVIIESFKPEDGKFHYPNSQKTFQPFYDSLSASGIAFTNAWTVGGVTRAGQEGSLCGSWVGEYTAAMQELPNINPECLPELLKRKYHENVFSAFWHGGRFDFDGQGIFWKKHGMDLVITKENFDLNLPKTPWGMSDKVLLRRVAHDLDTITLANQNKIQFHTVLTVTNHDPWHLPKDATTELLQKHKEQLYLPPQITTSYTDEALEEFVGFLKTKKYPHSQGETYWDNSIIFFVNDHGHAKPSLPYPDDIAWGISAKNNVILAIKKSQANLVINGGIVEKTLQKNSLYKNRNGVKIPNLASQADIYPTILDFFDFKNIYSLSDSLFANKRRWPVMVDLGDYVFAPSPYEVGTGMVWTRKDALRSRTDSMQNNMNYDYYNTALALFKSSQFLLFNGNIIKNEENNTENVILVKAFN, translated from the coding sequence ATGAAAATAATTAGAAAAAAATTGTCATTATTGTTTATGAATATTAATTCTTTTATAGATAGAGAGAAATTATGTTGTATTTTTTTCAGTGCTTTCTTCTTAGCATTGATAGCAAACTTTTCTATTATTAGATATTTTACTGAAAAATATCTAGGGATCAATCTACTCAATTCTACAGAGTTGAAAGTTCATGCCATCGTTTCTGGAATACTTTCAGATCTTTTTGTAACGGGTATAGTTTCAATTATATTTATTACTCTTGTCTTTATCTCTAATAAATTTATTTTTAATAAATATTTGAAAAAAGTTTCTCAAAGAATCAAAGTCACTTTATTTTTTATGGCTTCATTTTTATTCTTATTTTTATTATCTTTTCATATTCCATATGTCAGTTTTTATTCTAGTCTTATAACTCCATTTCATTTGAAATACTTAATTGATCCTACTTTTTTAGAAGCAAGTGCAGCGTCTGTATTGGATTATCGGGTTTTAATAGCTTTTTTTATTCCTGCGTGTTTATTTCTTATCGTCTATTTTATTTTAAAAATACCAGCTCGATTAAAGTATTTTAAAATCATTTTTATTTCTTTATTGTGCCTCATGTATGGAGCTAAAAAATTAAATGAAGAATTGAATCGATCAGGTCGAGTGTGGACCCCTGTTCATTTAAAAGCCAATTTTATTGGAAACCTATTTTCTGCTTATATATTCAGCAAATCTTATGCAATTGGTGATCTTTCAAAAGAAGATTATAAAAATTTAGAGAATTATCTTGATAAAGAAGGAGAAGTTCCAAAAATACTCAATATAAAAAATGTCACTAAAGAAAATGAATTGAACCAATCTAAATGGGAAAGCCTGTTATTAGATTCTTCCTTAAAATCTGAAGATCGCTTGGGTAAAGATCTTAAACATCAAATTCAAACAAGAATTAAAAATAAAAATCCTTTATTAGTGTGGGTTGTCATTATTGAAAGTTTCAAGCCTGAAGATGGAAAGTTTCATTACCCAAATAGTCAAAAGACATTTCAGCCTTTTTATGACTCTTTATCTGCTTCTGGAATAGCCTTTACCAATGCTTGGACTGTTGGAGGAGTTACCCGCGCTGGGCAAGAAGGAAGTCTTTGTGGATCGTGGGTTGGGGAATATACAGCTGCTATGCAAGAGCTCCCTAATATAAACCCTGAATGTTTACCAGAACTATTGAAAAGAAAATATCATGAGAATGTCTTTTCTGCATTTTGGCATGGAGGACGTTTTGACTTTGATGGTCAAGGAATTTTCTGGAAAAAACATGGCATGGATTTAGTTATAACTAAGGAAAACTTTGACTTGAATCTCCCAAAAACTCCATGGGGAATGTCAGATAAAGTCCTTTTAAGAAGAGTTGCTCACGATTTAGATACTATCACTTTAGCAAATCAAAATAAAATTCAATTTCACACGGTGTTAACTGTCACAAATCATGACCCTTGGCACCTCCCTAAAGACGCAACAACAGAATTATTACAAAAGCATAAAGAGCAATTATATCTCCCTCCACAAATCACAACATCTTATACAGATGAGGCTTTAGAAGAGTTTGTTGGATTTCTTAAAACTAAAAAATATCCGCATTCACAAGGTGAAACATATTGGGATAACTCAATCATCTTTTTTGTAAACGATCATGGGCATGCTAAACCATCTTTACCTTATCCTGATGATATTGCCTGGGGGATTAGTGCTAAAAATAATGTGATTTTAGCAATAAAGAAGAGTCAGGCGAATTTAGTTATCAATGGTGGAATTGTAGAAAAAACTTTGCAAAAAAATTCACTTTATAAAAATAGAAATGGTGTTAAAATTCCAAACTTAGCAAGTCAGGCTGACATCTATCCTACAATTCTTGATTTCTTTGATTTTAAAAATATTTATTCACTGTCCGATTCCTTATTTGCCAATAAAAGAAGGTGGCCTGTTATGGTAGATCTAGGAGATTATGTTTTTGCTCCTTCACCTTATGAAGTTGGAACAGGGATGGTTTGGACAAGAAAAGATGCTCTTAGATCTAGAACCGATTCTATGCAAAATAATATGAATTATGATTATTATAATACGGCACTTGCATTATTTAAATCTTCTCAGTTTTTATTATTTAATGGGAATATCATTAAAAATGAAGAAAATAATACTGAGAACGTTATTTTAGTTAAAGCCTTTAATTAA
- a CDS encoding DUF2652 domain-containing protein, with product MENNIIQQNEAMLLFADISGYTQFVKKHGFEWAHGQFIISEFLKSLLNEIKDPFKVAKLEGDAIFIYMPETDHIRAAIFMDNILNFFKAFENTKSKLASVNTCKCKSCCSLESLHLKLIIHSGKILFYNINQYQELSGIDVIMLHRLSKNSVTGKKYILITEQAFNKIGSLNDLEFIKGKEKYDEIGEIKTFIHYPNIKLNENLIYVKKPLRILKIFFKIKLLFYTLIKGFN from the coding sequence ATGGAAAATAATATCATTCAGCAAAACGAAGCCATGTTACTGTTCGCTGATATCAGCGGTTACACTCAATTTGTTAAAAAGCACGGTTTTGAATGGGCGCATGGACAATTTATAATTTCAGAGTTTCTAAAATCTTTATTAAACGAAATCAAAGACCCTTTTAAAGTCGCAAAACTTGAAGGTGATGCCATTTTTATCTATATGCCTGAAACAGATCATATTCGTGCTGCTATTTTCATGGACAATATTTTAAATTTTTTTAAAGCTTTTGAGAATACAAAAAGCAAATTAGCATCAGTAAATACATGCAAATGTAAAAGCTGTTGTTCTCTTGAATCTTTACATTTAAAACTCATCATTCATTCGGGTAAAATTCTTTTCTATAATATAAATCAATATCAAGAATTATCTGGTATAGATGTTATCATGTTGCATAGATTATCAAAAAATTCTGTAACAGGTAAAAAATATATTCTCATTACAGAACAAGCCTTTAATAAAATAGGATCACTGAATGACTTAGAATTTATTAAAGGCAAAGAAAAATATGATGAAATTGGCGAAATAAAAACATTTATCCATTATCCAAATATTAAGTTAAACGAAAATCTTATTTATGTTAAAAAGCCTCTTAGAATACTAAAAATATTTTTTAAAATAAAATTATTATTTTACACATTAATTAAAGGCTTTAACTAA
- the folP gene encoding dihydropteroate synthase: protein MKLSGAEKFSRICSENSNLWMGIVNLTPDSFSDGGEYFSVDKAMSRIDALVKNGAHILDFGGASSRPNSPLITPEEELERIYQVILEARKRIPEGVLISLDTYSPRVAQKLAEEGLIDLVNDIFSGLRTEATNGVMRNTAEIAAEYKLGYILMHMQGIPENMQINPKYSNCLSEVKGFLQERILFAEKCGVESIAIDPGIGFGKSLENNLELLSQKGIDCLKELNKPILIGLSRKSFLGKIYPNLTEPVMRDCASKEFEKKCLQFGAKIIRSHIMPSELNFN from the coding sequence ATGAAATTATCTGGCGCAGAGAAATTTAGTAGAATATGCTCAGAAAATAGTAATTTATGGATGGGTATTGTCAACTTGACTCCCGACAGCTTTAGCGATGGAGGAGAATATTTTTCAGTCGATAAAGCCATGTCTCGTATTGATGCATTGGTAAAAAATGGGGCGCATATTCTCGACTTTGGCGGAGCTTCAAGTCGACCCAATTCCCCCTTAATCACTCCTGAAGAGGAGCTTGAACGCATTTATCAGGTGATTTTAGAAGCTAGAAAAAGAATTCCAGAGGGGGTTTTAATTAGCCTCGATACCTACTCTCCTCGAGTGGCACAAAAGCTTGCAGAGGAAGGGCTTATCGACCTAGTGAATGATATTTTTTCTGGTTTACGGACTGAAGCCACAAATGGAGTCATGCGAAATACAGCTGAAATAGCTGCTGAGTACAAGCTAGGATATATTTTGATGCATATGCAGGGGATACCTGAAAATATGCAGATAAATCCTAAATATAGTAATTGTTTATCTGAAGTAAAAGGCTTTTTGCAGGAAAGAATTCTCTTCGCTGAAAAATGTGGTGTGGAATCAATTGCAATCGACCCTGGTATAGGTTTTGGAAAATCACTCGAGAATAATTTAGAATTGCTTTCACAAAAAGGAATTGATTGCTTAAAAGAGTTGAATAAGCCTATTTTAATTGGTTTATCGCGAAAGTCATTTTTAGGAAAAATTTATCCCAATCTGACAGAACCAGTTATGCGTGATTGTGCGAGCAAAGAGTTTGAAAAAAAATGTCTCCAATTTGGAGCAAAAATAATTCGTTCGCATATTATGCCAAGTGAGTTAAATTTTAATTAA
- a CDS encoding HAD family acid phosphatase, protein MDTNELWHLLQMQMDTIKKESDSSHHPVLERALEALKETIENYLSEQVTAGLPHPHPRSRIYRSEPKTWEIYESSSHEILDLIKKKAKNAQKKPACVFDLDGTLFDVGYRTLGILNEWLASDAAKHFDKRLLQKIAKLNYNHIGYSLSHAFENSGFDLRNQETMSLFSSVERYWKKKFFDGASLVKYDKIMENADIFVQKLSENNIEIFYLTGRYFHSMAKGTEQQLLNFNFPFDKNKLILKHNPHADDQIFKAEQVRKIAQEYEVVGNFENEYLNIAFMSLEARDAINVIVDSHHSGRQTPALDLPIYRVSRFEF, encoded by the coding sequence ATGGATACAAATGAACTGTGGCATCTTCTTCAGATGCAAATGGATACAATTAAAAAAGAGTCTGACTCGAGCCATCATCCTGTTCTGGAAAGAGCTTTAGAGGCACTTAAAGAAACAATTGAAAATTATTTAAGTGAGCAAGTCACTGCAGGGCTTCCCCACCCTCACCCACGCAGCCGCATTTATCGGTCTGAGCCTAAAACTTGGGAAATCTATGAGAGTTCTTCACATGAAATACTCGATCTTATAAAGAAAAAAGCAAAAAATGCGCAAAAAAAACCGGCGTGTGTCTTCGATTTAGATGGCACTTTATTTGATGTCGGCTATAGAACTCTTGGTATTTTAAATGAATGGTTGGCTTCCGATGCCGCAAAACATTTTGATAAAAGACTTTTGCAGAAGATTGCAAAATTAAATTATAATCATATTGGTTACAGTTTATCACATGCGTTTGAAAACTCAGGTTTTGATTTAAGAAATCAAGAGACAATGAGCTTATTTTCTTCTGTAGAAAGATATTGGAAGAAGAAATTCTTTGATGGGGCTTCTTTAGTGAAGTACGATAAAATTATGGAAAATGCAGATATATTTGTACAAAAATTGAGTGAAAATAATATCGAAATATTTTATTTGACAGGTCGATATTTTCATTCAATGGCTAAAGGAACAGAACAACAGTTGTTGAATTTTAATTTTCCTTTTGATAAAAATAAATTAATTTTAAAGCACAATCCTCATGCAGATGATCAAATCTTTAAAGCCGAGCAAGTGCGAAAAATAGCACAAGAATATGAAGTTGTGGGTAACTTTGAAAATGAATATTTAAATATTGCATTTATGTCGCTTGAAGCGCGTGATGCTATTAATGTTATCGTTGATTCTCACCACTCTGGTCGACAGACCCCAGCGCTCGATTTGCCTATTTATCGTGTTTCTCGTTTTGAATTTTGA